From the Candidatus Fermentibacter sp. genome, the window CGACACCGGGATGGCGGTCGAGATCAGCCCCGTCCCGATCCCGGAGATGATGACGGTGGCAGGCCCGGTCCTGGCGTGTTCCGCGATCGCGACCGTCGGCCTGTATCCGTGCGAGGTGTAGTATTCGGTGGACTTGCCTATGACTATCCCCACGACGAGGCCGGTGACCAGCGAGCCCCAGACTCCCCAGGCGTTCGGGAGGCCGAGGAGATGCAGCACGGCGGCGGAGATGACGGTGATCAGGATCGAGCTGGAGTTCACGCCCCGCGCCAGCGATCCGAGGAGCTGCTTCTGGGTCGCCCCCTCCCTCGTGCGGACCATGAGCATCCCTATCACGGAGAGGATCGTGCCGATACCGGCTATTATCATGGGCGCCAGCACGCTGTTCATCTGTGCGGAGCCCCCGGCTGCCGAGAACGCGGTCGCCCCGAGGGCGGCCGTGGCCAGGATCGCGCCGCAGTAGGATTCGTAGAGGTCCGCTCCCATCCCGGCAACATCGCCCACGTTGTCGCCGACGTTGTCCGCGATCGTGGCCGGATTCCTGGGATCGTCCTCGGGGATGCCCGCCTCGACCTTGCCGACCAGGTCGGCGCCCACGTCGGCGGCCTTGGTGAATATCCCGCCGCCTACCCTGGCGAAGAGAGCCTGGGTGGAGGCGCCCATCCCGAAGGTCAGCATCGTGGTGGTGATCAGCACCAGCGAGCCCGGGCCCTCGGAGGGCGGATAGAACTGGTTGAGGATCACGAACCAGGCCGATATGTCCAGAAGGGCCAGACCGACCACCACCAGGCCCATCACCGCGCCGCTCCTGAAGGCGAGCCTGAGGCCCCTGTCGAGTGACTGCCTGGCGGCATGGGCGGTCCTGGCGGAGGCGTACGTGGCGGTCTTCATGCCGAAGAAACCGGCCAGCCCGGAGAAGAACCCGCCAGTTATGAACGCGAACGGCACCCATCCGTTCTGCACCTTCAGCACGTAGGCCATCAGTGCGAAGAGTGCCGTCAGGCAGAGGAAGATGACGGTGACGACCCGGTACTGCTGCCTGAGGTAGGCCATCGCACCCTTGCGCACCGCGAGGGCGATGGCGGCCATCCTCGGGGTGCCCTCGTCCTGGGCCATCATGTTCCTGTAGAAGAGCCAGGCGACAACGAGCGCGAGTACGGAGCCTGCGGGTGCGAGCCAGAACCATGGATTCAGCATAGAGTCCTCCGTCGTCCCGGTGCGGTTTCGACCGGTATCCTCCCAGAACGGCCCGCGCCTGCCGGGGAATGATCCCGGGCGGAACGGGCGTGCATCTCACCCGGACGAGCTAACATTAGCCGGAGCGGTTCCCGGCACAAGCGCATCAGCGCTTCGCGAGGACCCAGATGCCCACGGCTATGAAGCCTATCCCTGCGATCACGGA encodes:
- a CDS encoding sodium-translocating pyrophosphatase; the encoded protein is MLNPWFWLAPAGSVLALVVAWLFYRNMMAQDEGTPRMAAIALAVRKGAMAYLRQQYRVVTVIFLCLTALFALMAYVLKVQNGWVPFAFITGGFFSGLAGFFGMKTATYASARTAHAARQSLDRGLRLAFRSGAVMGLVVVGLALLDISAWFVILNQFYPPSEGPGSLVLITTTMLTFGMGASTQALFARVGGGIFTKAADVGADLVGKVEAGIPEDDPRNPATIADNVGDNVGDVAGMGADLYESYCGAILATAALGATAFSAAGGSAQMNSVLAPMIIAGIGTILSVIGMLMVRTREGATQKQLLGSLARGVNSSSILITVISAAVLHLLGLPNAWGVWGSLVTGLVVGIVIGKSTEYYTSHGYRPTVAIAEHARTGPATVIISGIGTGLISTAIPVSMVSIGTILSFLFSSGFSFTNLSMGLYGIGIAAVGMLSTLGITLATDAYGPIADNAGGNAQMAGLEKEVRERTDALDALGNTTAATGKGFAIGSAALTALALLASYLEEIRIGMVRIGTTAFEAGGRTVDTASATLQELMAHFDIHLMNPLVLVGTFIGSMMAFLFCGLTMQAVGRAAGRMVEEVRRQFAEKPGIMRGEDEPDYARCVAISTRGAQHEMVLPASLAILVPIATGIILGVGGVMGLLLGGVAAGFVLAIFLANSGGAWDNAKKYVEEGNLGGKGSEAHKATVIGDTVGDPFKDTSGPSLNILIKLMSMVAIVMAGLTVTFHLL